In the genome of Streptomyces sp. NBC_00433, the window TCGGACAGCCGGTAAAGGCCGCCGAGGTCGACGCCGTCGCTGAGCAGGTCCAGCTCGCGCACCGGCAGGCCGAGCGCGGCGATCTCGGCGCGCTGCTCGCGCTCCAGGACCACCCGCTGGGCGTGCTCGTGGGCCTGCGTGAGCAGCGGGTCGACCAGCCGCTCCGCGACACCGCCGCGCCGGGCGCCGCCGAGGCCCGCCTGCGACAGCGCCTTGGCCACCGCCGTACGCCGCTTGCCGACGGCCACCGCGCTGCGGTCCGCGGCGGCCTTGGCCAGGTCGCCGTCGCCCAGCAGCACCGGGCGGACCATGTTGACGATCACCGCGCCCACCGGCAGGCCCGCGGCCCGCAGCTCGGCGACACCGTCCATCGTCTCCTGGACCGGCATCTCCTCCAGCAGCGTCACCAGGTGGATCGCGGTCTGCGGGGACTTGAGGACCCGCATCACCGACTGCGCCTGCTTGTGTATCGGGCCCATCTTGGCCAGCCCGGCGACCTCGTCGTTGACGTTGAGGAAGCGGGTGATGCGGCCGGTGGGCGGGGCGTCGAGCACGACGGCGTCGTAGACCGGCCAGCCCGCCTTGTCCTTGCGGCGGACCGCCTCGCACACCTTGCCGGTGAGCAGCACGTCGCGGATGCCCGGTGCGACGGTGGTGGCGAAGTCGATGGCGCCGAGCTTCTTCAGGGCGCGGCCTGCCCGGCCCAGCTTGTAGAACAGGTCGAGGTAGTCCAGCATCGCCAGCTCGGCGTCGATGGCGAGCGCGTGGACCTCGCCGCCGCCCGATGCGGAAGCGATCCTGCGCTCCTCGTACGGCAGTGCCTCGGTCTCGAACAGCTGGGCGATGCCCTGCCGCTCCTCGACCTCGACCAGCAGTACGCGCCGGCCCTCTGCCGCGAGGGCGAGCGCCAGCGAGGCGGCGACAGTGGTCTTACCCGTGCCGCCCTTGCCGGTCACGATGTGGAGCCTGACGGCGGATGACTGTTGAGCGCTCACCTGGCGAGCCTAACCACTGGCGGGGCGGGCCACGCCCTGGGTCCCGGCGAGGCGATAAAGTCGCGGCATGGCGAAGAAGTGGGAATACGCGACCGTGCCGCTGCTCGTGCACGCGACGAAGCAGATCCTCGACACCTGGGGCGAGGACGGCTGGGAGCTGGTCCAGGTGGTGCCCGGCCCCAACAACCCCGAGCAGCTGGTGGCTTACCTCAAGCGGGAGAAGGCGTGAGCGGGTCGGTCGCCACCCGGCTCGCCGAGCTGGGCCTGACGCTTCCGGACGTCGTCCCGCCGCTGGCGGCCTACCAGCCGGCCGTTCGGTCGGGTCCGTACGTCTACACCTCGGGCCAGCTCCCGATGGTCGACGGCAAGCTCGCCACGACCGGCAAGGTGGGCGCGTCGGTGACGCCGGACGAGGCCAAGGCGCTGGCGCGGGTCTGCGCGCTCAACGCGCTGGCCGCGGTCAAGTCGGTCGCCGGCGACCTCGACCGCATTGCGCGGGTGGTCAAGGTCGTGGGCTTCGTCGCCTCCGACCCCTCCTTCACGGGGCAGCCCGCCGTCGTCAACGGCGCGAGCGAGCTTCTCGGGGAGGTGCTCGGGGACAAGGGCGTTCACGCGCGCAGCGCTGTGGGCGTCGCGGTTCTGCCGCTCGACGCTCCCGTCGAGGTCGAGATCCAGGTCGAGCTGCTCCCCTAGCCGGGGCGGCCCCCGCCGGGGGGCGGTTCCCCTTCGGCAGGGGGCGCCCTTCAGGGGCGCGGGGAACGGCGCGACCAGCCGTCGACTGGCTGCACGTCGTCACCGGCCGTGGGGGGCTGTTCGGTCCTCCCCCAGAGCTTTGCCTGGGGGTACCCCCATCTCGCTTCGCTCGGGACCACCGGCCGGTGGCGGGCTGGTCGCGCCCACGCGGCGCCGGCCGCAGATCAGACGCAGCCCCGCGCCCCTGTCAGGCACCCTTTTCCGCAGAACGGTGAGCGTTTTTAGGGGCGCGGGGGACGGCGCGGCCAGCCGTCGACGAGGTGTACGTCGTCACCGGCCGTGGGGGGCTGTTCGGTCCTCCCCCAGAGCTTTGCCTGGGGGTACCCCCATCTCGCTTCGCTCGGGACCACCGGCCGGTGGCGGGCTGGTCGCGCCCACGCGGCGCCGGCCGCAGATCAGACGCAGCCCCGCGCCCCTGTCAGGCACCCCCTGCCGAAGGGGGCACCCCACACCCACCGCGGCCCGCGGAATGGCACCCCCGCCAAAGGGGAACCCCAAAGCCCCCGCGCCCCGCGGAACGGCGCCCCCTGCCGCAAGGGGCACCCCCTCAGCCCCCGCAGCCAGCGGATTGGCACTCCCCGCCCGAGGGGAGCCGCACACCCCCGTGCCCGGGGGCGTCCGGGCTGGGGTGCGGGGCTCGAAGCGGGGCTTCGGGGCACGTAGGCTCCGGGCATGGGGAAGATGAGCGGGGCCGCCGTGCCCGGGGGGTGGCCGGAGCGGATCCGGGCGCTGGCCCGGGGGGAGCTGGAGCCGGTGGTGCCGCGGCGGGCGGCGACGGTGATGCTGCTGCGGGACACCGGCGAAGACGGTGTCCCGGCGGTGCACATGCTGCGGCGCCGCGCGTCGATGGCTTTCGCCGCGGGGGCTTACGCCTTTCCGGGTGGCGGGGTCGACCCGCGTGACGAGCGGCCGGTCCGGTGGGCCGGGCCCGCGCTGGACGAATGGGCGGGGCTGCTGGGCGTCGGCCCGGCCGCCGCCCAGGCGGTGGTGTGCGCGGCGGTGCGGGAGACCTTCGAGGAGTCCGGGGTGCTGCTGGCCGGGCCGGACGGCGGCACCGTCGTGGCCGACACGACCGGCGAGGGCTGGGAGGCCGACCGCGCGGCCCTGGTCGGGCACGAGCTGGCCTTCGCCGACTTCCTCGACCGCCGCGGCCTGGTGCTGCGCACCGACCTGCTGCGGCCGTACGCCCGCTGGATCACCCCGGAGTTCGAGGAGCGCCGCTACGACACGTGGTTCTTCCTCGCCGCGCTGCCCGCGGGCCAGCTCACCCGGGACGTGTCGGGGGAGGCGGACCGCACCGCGTGGCTGCGGCCGGCCGACGCCGTCGCCGGCTACGAGCGCGGCGACCTGGTGATGCTGCCGCCGACCATCACCATGCTGCGCGACCTCCTGCCGTACGGCTCCGCCGCCGCGGCGCTGGCCGCCGCTGCCGGGCGCGATCTGACCCCGGTCATCGCCACGGCCACCGTGGACGCCGCGGGCGCCGTCGTCCTGACCTGGCCGGGCCATGACGAATTCACCCGCAGTGCTCCCGGGGGCGGGGCGCGATGACCGCGGAGACCGCTCCCGGGCGGCCGCGGGCCGGCGTCGGCGGGTGGGCGACCGCCCGCGCGCTGTGCGTGCTCGCGCCGAACGCCTCCCCGATGACCCTGGACGGCACCAACACCTGGATCGTCGCGGAACCCGACTCGCCGCTGGCCGTCGTCATCGACCCGGGGCCGCTCGACGAGGGCCATCTGGCCCGGGTCGTGGAGGCCGCCGAGCAGGCGGGCAAGCGGGTCGCGCTGACCCTGCTCACCCACGGCCACCCGGACCACGCCGAGGGCGCGGCCCGCTTCGCCGAGCTGACCCGTACGGCGGTCCGCGCCCTGGACCCGGCGCTGCGGCTGGGCGAGGAGGGGCTGGCCGCGGGCGACACGGTGACCACCGGCGGCCTCGACCTGCGGGTCGTCGCCACCCCCGGGCACACCGCGGACTCGCTGTCCTTCCTGCTGCCCGCCGACGGGGCGGTGCTGACCGGCGACACCGTGCTGGGCCGCGGCACCACCATGGTCGCGCACCCCGACGGCCGGCTCGGCGACTACCTGGACTCGCTGCGGCGGCTCCGGGCGCTCACCGTGGACGGCGGTGTGGACACCGTCCTGCCGGGCCACGGCCCGGTGCTCGGCGACGCCAGGGGCGCCGTCGAGTTCTATCTCGCCCACCGTGCCCACCGGCTCGCCCAGGTCGAGACCGCCGTCGAGTCCGGGCTGCGCACCCCGGCCGAGGTGGTCGCCCGCGTCTATGCCGACGTCGACCGGACACTGTGGCCCGCGGCGGAGCTCTCCGTCCGCGCCCAACTCGACTACCTGCGCGAACACGGACTCATCGAGCTGCCATGACTCTTCCTTCCGCTGTTTTCACTCCCCACTCCCGCGCCTTCGCCGCCGACCCCTACCCGGCGTACGAGGAGCTGCGCGCGGCCGGCCGCGCGCTCTACTACGAGCCGACCCGGCAGTGGCTGATCCCGCACTACGACGACGTCAACGCGCTGCTGCGGGACCGCCGTCTGGGCCGCACCTACCTGCACCGCTTCACCCACGAGGAATTCGGCCGCACCCCGCCGCCCGCCGACCTCGAACCCTTCACCGTGCTGAACAACAACGGCCTGCTCGACCTGGAGGCCCCGGCGCACTCCCGTATCCGCCGGCTGGTCGCCAAGGCCTTCACCCCGCGCACGGTGGAGGAACTGGCGCCGACCGTCGAGCGGCTGGCCGCCGAGCTGATCACCGCCTTCCACGCCGACGGCGGCGGCGACCTGCACGCCCGGGTGGCCGAGCCGCTGCCGGTGGCGGTCATCGCCGAGATGCTGGGCATACCTGCCGGCGACCGCGACCAGCTGCGGCCCTGGTCGGCGGCGATGACCGGGATGTACGAGCTGAACCCGGGCGAGGGCGCCGCCCGCGCCGCCGTGACGGCCAGCGAGGAATTCTCCGGCTATCTGCGGAAGCTGATCGCCGCGCGGCGCACCGACCCCGGCGAGGACCTGATCAGCGCGCTGATCGCGGTCCAGGACGACGGCGACGTGCTGAGCGAGCAGGAGATGGTGTCGACCTGCGTGCTGCTGCTGAACGCCGGCCACGAGGCGACCGTCAACACCACCACCCTGGGCTGGCTCGCCCTCTTCCGGAATCCCGACCAGCTGCGCGTCCTCCAGGACGAGCCGGCCAGGCTGCGGGACGGGGTGGAGGAGATGATGCGCTACGACACCCCCTTGCAGCTCTTCGAGCGCTGGGTCCTCGACGACATCGAGGTCGGCGGCACGGTGATCCCGCGCGGCTCCGAGGTCGCCCTGCTCTTCGGCTCGGCCAACCGCGACCCGGCACGCTTCGCCGAGCCCGACCGCTTCGACGTCACCCGCCCGGCCGTCGGCAACCGGCATGTCAGCCTCGGCGCGGGCATCCACTACTGCCTGGGCGCCCCGCTGGCCCGCGTCGAACTCGGCGCCTCCTTCGGCACCTTTCTGCGGCAGGCCCCCGGGATGAAGCTGCTGTCGGAGCCGCGCTGGCGGCCGAACTACGTCATCCGCGGGGTGGAGGAGCTGCTGGTCGGCTGGTGAGGCCCCCGGCCCCGACCCGGGCCCCCGACCCGGGCCTCCGGCCCCCGACCCGGGCCCCCGACCCCGCCTCCGGTCCCGACTCCGGCCTCCGAGCCCCCGGCCCCCGGGTGCCGCGTCAGTGGCGCGGCACCGTCAGCCGCCAGGCGGCCGGCTCGACCGTCCACGTCCTGGTCCGCACCGGACCGGTGATGGCCCAGTCGGCGCGGTAGCGGAAGTCCCGCCCGGAGACGGTGATCGTGCGCGCCCTGGCCCGTACGTGCGAGGTGCCTTCCGTATGCCGTACGTAGACCTCGGCGAAGCCGGCCGGGGCCGGGCGGACCGAGACCTCCTGCACCGGCTGGTCGAGGTCGGCGAGCAGCACGCCGTCCGCCTCCACCCGCAGCCGCTGCCGGGGCGGGTGGTGGTGGCTGCCCGCCGGGATCGGCGCGGTCAGGGTGCGGACCAGGGAGCGGGCGGTCTTCTCCACCGGTGTCCACCAGTGCGCCGCGGTCTGCGAGATGGGGCTGCCGCACGGGATGCTCAGCGCGCCGAGCACGATGCCGCCGCTCTCGTCCACCAGCAGGTCCAGCTCGCGGTGCACACCGTCGAGCACCGCGCGGGCCGCCGCGGGCACATCGCCCGGCACCCCCAGCGCGCGGGCCAGCGTGGAGCGCGCCCCGATCGGCACCAGCGAGACCGGCGCGTCGTGCAGGGTCCGGTCGCGGTAGAGCGAGCGGACCGTACGCAGCAGGGCCTGGTCGTCGCCGAGCACCACGGGGTGGCGGCGGCCGCGGTGGGCCAGGGCGCGCTCGGCCTCCTCGGCGGACTCGGGGAAGACGATCTTCACCGAGGGAGCCCCCGCGCACAGGACATCCCTCGCGATTCGCACGGACTCGCCGTCGGTCGCACGCGCTGCCGGATCGATGACCAGCAGCAGGGGCCACCTCCGGACGGAGTCCGGCGGAGGATGCCCAGGAGGGTGAGCCGACACCTTGGTCCTTCCTCAGGTAAAATCTCGGTGCAAGAGCCCCTTGCGCCTTTGCGTCAGGGGCTTCGTCTATTCCGGGGCAGGTTCGACGGCTCTCTGCACGTTGGACATGCCCCGCCCGGAAGGGGTGTACGCCTGTGCCCGCACTTGTGCTGCTCGGTGCTCAGTGGGGTGACGAGGGCAAGGGGAAGGCCACCGACCTGCTCGGCGGCTCCGTCGACTATGTGGTCCGCTACCAGGGCGGCAACAACGCCGGCCACACGGTGGTCGTCGGCGACCAGAAATACGCATTGCACCTCCTCCCCTCCGGCATCCTGTCACCTGGATGCACTCCGGTGATCGGCAACGGTGTCGTGGTCGACCCGGCGGTCCTGCTCTCCGAGCTGAGCGGACTCGACGAGCGCGGCGTGGACACGTCCAAACTGCTGATCAGCGGTAACGCCCATCTGATCACGCCGTATCACCAGACCATCGACAAGGTGACGGAGCGCTTCCTGGGCAACCGCAAGATCGGCACCACCGGGCGCGGGATCGGCCCGGCCTACGCCGACAAGATCAACCGGGTCGGCATCAGGGTCCAGGACCTCTTCGACGAATCGATCCTCCACCAGAAGGTCGACGCGGCGCTCCAGGACAAGAACCAGGTCCTGGTGAAGATCTTCAACCGGCGGGCGATCAGCACCGCCCAGGTCGTCGAGGAATACCTCGGCTATGCCGAGCGGCTCCGCGGCTATGTCACCGACACCGCGCTGGTGCTCAACCAGGCGCTGGACGAGGGCAAGGTCGTGCTCATGGAGGGCGGGCAGGGCACGCTCCTCGACGTCGACCACGGCACCTATCCCTTCGTCACCTCGTCCAACCCGACCTCCGGCGGGGCCTGCACCGGCAGCGGAATCGGCCCCACGAAGATCACCCGGGTGATCGGCATCCTCAAGGCGTACACAACGCGTGTGGGCTCGGGACCGTTCCCCACCGAGCTGTTCGACGAGGACGGCGAGCGACTGCGCACCGTCGGCCACGAATTCGGCGTCACCACCGGGCGCAACCGGCGCTGCGGCTGGTTCGACGCGGTCATCGCCCGCTACGCGACCCGCGTCAACGGCCTGACCGACTTCTTCCTCACCAAGCTGGACATCCTCACCGGCTGGGAGCGTATCCCGGTGTGCGTCGCCTACGAGGTCGACGGCCGCCGGGTGGAGGAGCTGCCGTACAGCCAGAGCGACTTCCACCATGCCAAGCCGATCTACGAGTACCTGCCCGGCTGGTCGGAGGACATCACCCAGGCGAAGAGCTTCGCCGACCTGCCGGCGAACGCGCAGGCCTACGTCAAGGCGCTGGAGGAGATGTCGGGAGCGCCGATCTCCGCGATCGGGGTCGGCCCCGGCCGTACCGAGACGATCGAGATCAACTCGTTCGTCTGACCCCGCGTCCGGCCTTTCGCCCGGCCTTGCGCCGCCGGACCGTCGCCGCCCATTGCCACGCACCCCGTATGCCGTGGCAATGGGCGGCGGGTACGTCGACCGCTCTCAGCCGACCTTCTCGTACGTCAGCGGCGTCTTCTCGCCGGCGACCCCGTCGCGCCGCAGGTGCATGTCATCGAGCAGGGTCAGTGTGGTCGTCGTGGTGCCCGGCTGGCACGAGGCGGCGGGCTTGCCGCTGACCACCTGCGACGGGCTCAGCTCGGCCGGCGGTCCGGTCTTCGTGACCGACATCGACCACTCGCAGCTGTAGATCGAGGCCGTGCCGTCCGTACGCGAGCCGCTCAGCTCCACCGAGCCGTCCTCGTGCACGGTCAGCGTGCGGATGTCGTGGATGCCCGGCGGGATGTCCGTCATCGACTCCCAGACACCCACGACGCCGTTCGGCGGGGCGACCGGCACCACCGGCGCGGTCGGTGTCGCGCTCGCCGACTCGGTCGGCGTGGCGGTCTTCGTCGGTGTCGCGCTCTGCGTGGTGGCCGACGGGGTGGGGCTTGCCGACGTGGCAGTGGGCGACGGCGTGGTGGACGGCGACGGCGTCGTGCTCGTGGTGGCGGCCGTGGGCGTGGGGGACGGCGGCGCCGCGCTGGTCCGGCTGCCGCCATCGGTCTCGCGGACCAGGACATATGCGGTGCCGGCGCCGGCGACCACCGCCAGCAGGGTCAGTACGGCGACGAGCACGCCGCGCCTGCCGCGCCGGGGAGCGGGTGCCTGCGGCGGCCCGCCGGGTCCTGGCGCAGCCGGCGGACCGTCGGCGCCCGGGACCGATTCCGACACCATGGTCGGCGCGGCCGCACCCGCCTGCGCGACGGCGCCGTCTCCACCCGCCGGGGCTGCCGCGGCCGCTCCGCCGGTCCTGGCCGCGGCGCCGACGGCGACATCGGTCCTGACCTCCGTCTCGACCTCGGCCTCCGCCTCCAGTTCGAGCAGCTGCACCGCGTGCCGCCCCAGTTGGGCGACGATCGCGCCGGGCAGCCACGGTTCGACCCGGCCCGCCGGGGTGTCCTTCGGCGGCTCGTCCGCCGTGTCCTTGATGAGGCCCAGCACCTGGGTCAGCGAGGGGCGCCGCTCGGGCTCCTTGACCAGGCAGGCCGTCACCAGGGCGCGCAGGCCCTCGGGCACCGCGTCCAGGTCCGGCGGCTCCTGCACTATGCGGAACATCTGGGCGTGCACGCCGCTGCTGGCCGCGCCGAAGGGCTGCAGCCCGGTGGCGGCGTAGGCGAGGATCGAGCCGAGGCAGAAGACGTCGCAGGCCGGGGTCACCCGGTCGCCGCGCACCTGCTCGGGCGACATGAAGGCGGGCGAGCCGACCATCGCCCCCGTGTGGGTGAGCGTCGCCGAACCGTCGGCGACCGTCTCCAGGGCGCGGGCGATACCGAAGTCGATCACCCGGGGCCCGTCGATCGTGATCATCACATTCGACGGTTTGAGGTCCCGGTGCACCAGACCCGCGGCATGGATGTCCGCCAGCGCGTGCGCCAGTCCGGCGGCCAGCACCGTCACCGAGCGCTCGGGCAGCGGACCGTAGTCCTTGATCACCTGCTGGAGGGAGGGGCCCGCGACATAGCCGGTCGCCACCCACGGGATCTCCGCCTCGGTGTCGGCGTCGAGCACCGGAGCGGTCCACGCGCCACCGACCCGCCGGGCCGCCCGCACCTCACGGCGGAAGCGGGTGCGGAATTCCTCCTGCGCGGCAAGCTCGGCACGTACCAGTTTCACCGCGACCGTGCGGCCGCGTTCCGAGCGGGCCAGGAAGACCCGGCCCATTCCGCCGGTGCCCAGCCTGCCGAGCAGCCGGTAGGCGCCGATCCGCTGCGGATCATCCGTTCTGAGCTGCTCCATGCCTGTCTCCCCCCGCCGCTTCACCCGGCCCCCGAACCCCAGAACGAAGAATATGCGTAGGCACGCCACCGGCCACCACGTGGTTCCCAGGCGGTGCGGCACCGTTACGCACGGTCCTTGTGCCGTCCGCGGCGGGCAGAACCAGGCCCTCTCCTCCGCCCATGCCCGGCGCGGGAGGGCGGTCGGCCCGCGCAGCCGGCGCCGCGGGCCGACCCCGCGCCGTATCGTGTGCGGCGGGTGCGCGGCGGGAAGCCACCCGCGGACGCGACGCGACAGGGAGACGGCATGCCGGAGGCGGGCGGTCCTGCCATGCCGGTACGGCGCAGCAGCCTGCGCCAGCAGATCGCCGACGCCCTGCGCGACGAGGTCCTGACCGGCAGGCTCCAGGCCGGGCGGCATTTCACCGTCAAGGAGATCGCCGAGCTCTACGGCGTCTCCGCCACCCCGGTCCGCGAGGCCCTGGTCGACCTGGCCGCCCAAGGACTGCTCGACGTCGAACAGCACCGCGGCTTCCAGGTGCGGCAGCTGACCGCGGCCGACTTCCGCTCGCTCAGCGAAGCGCGGCTCTTCATCGTCGAGGCGGCCTTCCGGCTGATGGGCGAGCGCGGCATGGGCGACCTGCCCCCCGCCGCCGTGGCCTCCGTACGCCGCCGCGCCGAGGCCGCCGCCGGCGCCGCACACGCCGGCAGCCTCGACGTCCTGGTCGGCTGCGACCTGCGCTTCTGGCGGGAGCTGACCGGCATCGGCGGCAATCCGCACATCTGCGCGTTCCTCGACCGCATCCGCACCCAGACCTGGCTCTACGCGGTGCCGCACCTGCGCGCCTTGCGCGACCCCGCCGGGGTCTGCTGGGCAGGACACGTGGACCTGGTCGACGCGGTCGCCGCCCGCGACACCGCGGCCGCCCACGCCCTCATCACCGAAGCCGACGTCCATACCCGCGCCTTGATCGAGAAGCTGGCCCCCGCACGCTCCTGACGCGACAGCCGCGGCCGATTTACCCTGGACGCCCCCGACCGGATGGAGTGTTCGTGGCCTGCGACCTGTGGCTGGTGCCGCTGGTGGATGTGCTCTGCCACAGCCCGGAAAACCCGTTCTCCGAGGAACTCGCCCGCTACGACAAGGCCCTGGGCGACGCCGGGCAGCCGCCCGTACCGATCCACGCGTATATGCCCGGCCTGTCGGGCGACGTCGGACCCGTCGCCTGCTTCGACTACGACGCCCTGCACTTCCTGCGCCGCGCCTACCTGCTCAGCCTCCAGGGACTGGAGGTCTCCCCGGTCGACGCGCTCGGCGGCGACTACGAGCAGCTGCTGGAGATGTTCGAGACCACCGCGCAGCGCTCGCACCTGGTGTGGCACTACGACCACGCCGGCGCCTATGTGCCGCTGGACTTCCCCGAGCCCGTCGTCAACGACGAACTGCTCGAAGGCGGCGGACCGCTCGGCTCCAGCCACGGGCTGCTGCGCGAGCTGGAATTCGTCGCCCCGGTGATCGGCATCGACCCCGCCAACCCGCCGCTGCCCCCGGCGCCGCCCGACCGCCACACCACCCTCGAAGAGCCCGCACTCCACCCGCCCACCGGCCTCGACGGCCCCTTCGCCCGCGAACACCACGTCTGGCTCGGCCTGCACGCGGCCGCGACCCGGTCGCTGGGCCAGGGCTCGATGATCGTCTTCAGCTGACACCCGGGCCGGCCGGCCCCGGTCGGCCCGGCTCCGTCAGTGCAGGCAGAATTCGTTGCCCTCCGGGTCCCGCATCACATACGTGTCCGGTCCGCGGTCGCGGTGCGTCTCGACCAGGCGGGCGCCCAGCGCCGTCAGCCGCTCGACCTCGGCCGGCTTGTCCTCGGGCTCGACATGGATGTCGACGTGCACCCGGTTCTTGGCGGTCTTGCCCTCCGGCACCCGCTGGAAGAAGTAGCGCGGCTCGGTGCCCGCCGGGTCGCTGATCGCCGCGACATCGCGGAAGGCCGAGTGCCCGTCGACCACGATCCGCTCCTCCGCCGTCAGCCGGCCCGCCGCCACCAGCTGGTCCACCAGCGTCGAGTGGTCCTCCACCACGGCCCCGGTGACCTGCGCCCAGAAGGCGGCCTGGGCATGCGGATCGGCACAGTCGAACGTCACTTGTGTCCTCATGACCGGCCATCATGCCAAGCCCTCACCCCCCTTGCCGCGGGTTCTCCGGCGGGCGCTGGCGTGGCATGCTCGGGCGCGTGCCGGGGTGGGGCAGGCGCGGCGCGAGATGGGCGTCCGGGCGGGTCTGCGACCAGGAGGGCGACTGGGTGCGCAGCGGGGTGCCCGCGGCCGTGCGGGACCCGAAATCCAGCATCCAGTCCGCGGTTTCCATCCGCACCAGGTCGGCGACGTCGTCGCAGAAGCGCCGCAGGATCGCAAGGCAGCGCTCCGCCGCCTCCGCGGCGGTCCCCTCGGTCGGGCCGAGGACCTCGCGCACGCTCTCCGACGCCCAGTCGAAACGCAGCTGCTCAAGGCGCCGCTCCACGCCCTGCGCCGTGCCGACGTCCCGCATCCAGCCCGCGGTGAGGCCCAGGACGCGGTCCATCGCCACGCACACCGTGGCCAGCAGCAGCGCCAGATAGCCCCACGCCACCGTGGAGCCCCCCGTGCCGGTCAGCTCGACCAGCGGCAGCGCCGCGCCCACCGCGGCGAAGACGGCCGCGCCGCCCCGCAGCGCCCGCGCCCCGCGGCGCTTCCACACCCGCTCGCGCAGATACCAGTCCGCCGTACGCAGCGCCCCGGACTCCGCCCAGCGGTAGAGCTCCTCCAGACGCTCCGCGGGCTCGCCCCAGTCGCCCAGCGGGAAGGGCAGCGCCCGCAGGTCCTCGTGCTGGTGGTGCAGCGCCCGCCGCTCAGGCTCCTCCCGAGGGGCTTCCTCGGGAAACATGTCCGGCTGGCTCACTGCACGCTCCCTCGATGGCTTCCTGCGCCCCCCGGCCTTTCCCGGCCGTGACGAAGGTCTCTTCTTAGCGCCGAACGGCTGAGCGTGGGGTGGGTAAGGCGGCATATCCGCCCGTACGGGCCGCGTGATCAGGTATAGGCCGTGGAATGCGGTCACCCGAAAGAGTGAGGGCGGCCGGTGGCCGTACGGGCCACTACCCTGGTGCGCGTGAAGGTCCTTGTCATCGGCGGCGGCGCCCGCGAGCACGCCCTGTGCCGTTCCCTGTCCCTCGACCCCGACGTGACGTCACTGCACTGCGCTCCCGGCAACGCCGGAATCGCCGAAGTGGCCGAGCTGCACCCGGTCGACGCGCTCGACGGCGCCGCGGTCGCCGAACTCGCCGCCTCGATCGGGGCGGACTTCGTCATCGTCGGCCCCGAGGCGCCGCTGGTCGCCGGAGTCGCCGACGCCGTCCGCGCGCGCGGCATCGACTGCTTCGGGCCCAGCAGGGAAGCGGCCGAGCTGGAAGGCTCCAAGGCCTTCGCCAAGGACGTCATGGCCGTGGCCGGCGTGCCGACCGCCCGCT includes:
- a CDS encoding RidA family protein, which gives rise to MSGSVATRLAELGLTLPDVVPPLAAYQPAVRSGPYVYTSGQLPMVDGKLATTGKVGASVTPDEAKALARVCALNALAAVKSVAGDLDRIARVVKVVGFVASDPSFTGQPAVVNGASELLGEVLGDKGVHARSAVGVAVLPLDAPVEVEIQVELLP
- a CDS encoding AAA family ATPase: MSAQQSSAVRLHIVTGKGGTGKTTVAASLALALAAEGRRVLLVEVEERQGIAQLFETEALPYEERRIASASGGGEVHALAIDAELAMLDYLDLFYKLGRAGRALKKLGAIDFATTVAPGIRDVLLTGKVCEAVRRKDKAGWPVYDAVVLDAPPTGRITRFLNVNDEVAGLAKMGPIHKQAQSVMRVLKSPQTAIHLVTLLEEMPVQETMDGVAELRAAGLPVGAVIVNMVRPVLLGDGDLAKAAADRSAVAVGKRRTAVAKALSQAGLGGARRGGVAERLVDPLLTQAHEHAQRVVLEREQRAEIAALGLPVRELDLLSDGVDLGGLYRLSDSLRKQAVPGFADPSARGKDDDEADDEADDEADDDATDSAADDEDA
- a CDS encoding diacylglycerol kinase family protein, with the translated sequence MVIDPAARATDGESVRIARDVLCAGAPSVKIVFPESAEEAERALAHRGRRHPVVLGDDQALLRTVRSLYRDRTLHDAPVSLVPIGARSTLARALGVPGDVPAAARAVLDGVHRELDLLVDESGGIVLGALSIPCGSPISQTAAHWWTPVEKTARSLVRTLTAPIPAGSHHHPPRQRLRVEADGVLLADLDQPVQEVSVRPAPAGFAEVYVRHTEGTSHVRARARTITVSGRDFRYRADWAITGPVRTRTWTVEPAAWRLTVPRH
- a CDS encoding DUF4177 domain-containing protein gives rise to the protein MAKKWEYATVPLLVHATKQILDTWGEDGWELVQVVPGPNNPEQLVAYLKREKA
- a CDS encoding NUDIX domain-containing protein, which produces MGKMSGAAVPGGWPERIRALARGELEPVVPRRAATVMLLRDTGEDGVPAVHMLRRRASMAFAAGAYAFPGGGVDPRDERPVRWAGPALDEWAGLLGVGPAAAQAVVCAAVRETFEESGVLLAGPDGGTVVADTTGEGWEADRAALVGHELAFADFLDRRGLVLRTDLLRPYARWITPEFEERRYDTWFFLAALPAGQLTRDVSGEADRTAWLRPADAVAGYERGDLVMLPPTITMLRDLLPYGSAAAALAAAAGRDLTPVIATATVDAAGAVVLTWPGHDEFTRSAPGGGAR
- a CDS encoding cytochrome P450, whose amino-acid sequence is MTLPSAVFTPHSRAFAADPYPAYEELRAAGRALYYEPTRQWLIPHYDDVNALLRDRRLGRTYLHRFTHEEFGRTPPPADLEPFTVLNNNGLLDLEAPAHSRIRRLVAKAFTPRTVEELAPTVERLAAELITAFHADGGGDLHARVAEPLPVAVIAEMLGIPAGDRDQLRPWSAAMTGMYELNPGEGAARAAVTASEEFSGYLRKLIAARRTDPGEDLISALIAVQDDGDVLSEQEMVSTCVLLLNAGHEATVNTTTLGWLALFRNPDQLRVLQDEPARLRDGVEEMMRYDTPLQLFERWVLDDIEVGGTVIPRGSEVALLFGSANRDPARFAEPDRFDVTRPAVGNRHVSLGAGIHYCLGAPLARVELGASFGTFLRQAPGMKLLSEPRWRPNYVIRGVEELLVGW
- a CDS encoding adenylosuccinate synthase yields the protein MPALVLLGAQWGDEGKGKATDLLGGSVDYVVRYQGGNNAGHTVVVGDQKYALHLLPSGILSPGCTPVIGNGVVVDPAVLLSELSGLDERGVDTSKLLISGNAHLITPYHQTIDKVTERFLGNRKIGTTGRGIGPAYADKINRVGIRVQDLFDESILHQKVDAALQDKNQVLVKIFNRRAISTAQVVEEYLGYAERLRGYVTDTALVLNQALDEGKVVLMEGGQGTLLDVDHGTYPFVTSSNPTSGGACTGSGIGPTKITRVIGILKAYTTRVGSGPFPTELFDEDGERLRTVGHEFGVTTGRNRRCGWFDAVIARYATRVNGLTDFFLTKLDILTGWERIPVCVAYEVDGRRVEELPYSQSDFHHAKPIYEYLPGWSEDITQAKSFADLPANAQAYVKALEEMSGAPISAIGVGPGRTETIEINSFV
- a CDS encoding MBL fold metallo-hydrolase, which translates into the protein MTAETAPGRPRAGVGGWATARALCVLAPNASPMTLDGTNTWIVAEPDSPLAVVIDPGPLDEGHLARVVEAAEQAGKRVALTLLTHGHPDHAEGAARFAELTRTAVRALDPALRLGEEGLAAGDTVTTGGLDLRVVATPGHTADSLSFLLPADGAVLTGDTVLGRGTTMVAHPDGRLGDYLDSLRRLRALTVDGGVDTVLPGHGPVLGDARGAVEFYLAHRAHRLAQVETAVESGLRTPAEVVARVYADVDRTLWPAAELSVRAQLDYLREHGLIELP